The Skermanella pratensis genome has a window encoding:
- a CDS encoding type II toxin-antitoxin system Phd/YefM family antitoxin yields the protein MGHVSYSELRQNLARYMDEVCDSNAPLVVTRQNARSVVMISQDEYESMAATLHLMKSPRNALRLIQSMEDAKAGRVSERGLIEGHDDEAGVLHRTDDGEQD from the coding sequence ATGGGGCACGTCAGCTATTCTGAATTGCGGCAAAATCTCGCTCGCTATATGGACGAGGTGTGCGATAGCAACGCGCCTCTCGTCGTCACTCGGCAGAACGCACGCTCTGTCGTGATGATAAGCCAGGATGAATATGAGAGCATGGCCGCAACTCTCCACCTCATGAAATCACCTCGAAACGCCCTGCGGCTGATCCAGTCCATGGAAGATGCGAAGGCTGGCCGCGTGAGTGAAAGAGGATTGATAGAGGGGCACGACGACGAGGCGGGGGTCCTCCATCGCACGGATGACGGTGAGCAGGATTGA
- a CDS encoding sarcosine oxidase subunit delta produces the protein MLLINCPWCGPRDETEFGYGGEAHRARPADPSSLGDAEWAEFLFMRTNPKGAHRERWVHSHGCRRWFNVERHTVTNRILRVYPIGGTDAVAEQTVEQPAEAKEPKQGSGS, from the coding sequence ATGCTCCTGATCAATTGCCCCTGGTGCGGCCCGCGCGACGAGACCGAGTTCGGCTACGGCGGCGAAGCCCACCGCGCCCGCCCGGCCGACCCGTCTTCCCTCGGCGATGCCGAATGGGCCGAGTTCCTGTTCATGCGCACCAACCCCAAGGGCGCCCACCGCGAACGCTGGGTCCACAGCCATGGCTGCCGCCGCTGGTTCAACGTCGAGCGCCACACCGTGACCAACCGGATCCTGCGGGTCTATCCGATCGGCGGCACCGATGCCGTCGCGGAGCAGACGGTGGAGCAGCCGGCCGAGGCCAAGGAACCGAAGCAGGGGAGCGGGTCATGA
- the ltrA gene encoding group II intron reverse transcriptase/maturase, translating into MLSGLERIRQAARERKEERFTTLLTHVDTDLLRFAYRALKRDAAPGVDGMTWREYAEGLEERLADLKDRVHSGRYRAHPSRRHVIPKPDGRMRPLGIAALEDKIVQRALVEVLNAIYEEDFLGFSYGFRPGRGQHDALDALAVAIGECRVNWILDADIRAFFDSIDHTWMMRFLEHRIGDARVLRLIRKWLTVGVVDETGKRQPATAGSPQGAVASPLLANVYLHYVYDLWVRQWRQRHATGTMVVVRYADDTVVGFEHRSDAERFLADLRERLARFALELNADKTRLIEFGRQAQADRAKRGAGKPETFDFLGFTHICGRSRRGGFLLRRQTRRQRKQAKLKEIKEELRRRWHQGIPEQGRWLGQVMSGFYAYFAVPTNYRALANLRYHVGVLWMRALRRRSQKDKTPWDKLTRLADHWLPRPRIIHPWPGNRFRVKHPRWEPDALIGHVRFCAGGAR; encoded by the coding sequence AAAGGAGGAGCGGTTCACCACCCTTCTGACGCACGTGGATACCGACCTGCTGCGCTTTGCCTATCGGGCATTGAAGCGGGACGCGGCACCGGGTGTGGACGGAATGACGTGGCGGGAGTACGCGGAGGGGCTGGAGGAACGGCTGGCGGACCTGAAGGACCGCGTGCATTCCGGCCGCTACCGGGCGCACCCGTCACGCCGGCATGTCATCCCCAAGCCGGACGGCCGGATGCGGCCGCTCGGGATCGCGGCGCTGGAGGACAAGATCGTCCAGCGGGCGCTGGTGGAGGTGCTGAACGCCATCTACGAGGAAGACTTCCTCGGCTTCTCCTACGGCTTCCGGCCGGGACGGGGGCAGCACGACGCGCTCGACGCGTTGGCGGTGGCGATCGGCGAGTGCCGGGTGAACTGGATCCTGGATGCCGATATCCGGGCGTTCTTCGACAGCATCGACCACACCTGGATGATGCGGTTCCTGGAACACCGGATCGGCGATGCCCGCGTCCTGCGGCTGATCCGCAAGTGGCTGACGGTCGGCGTGGTGGACGAGACGGGGAAACGGCAGCCGGCGACGGCCGGCAGCCCGCAAGGGGCGGTGGCATCGCCACTGCTGGCCAACGTCTATCTCCACTACGTCTACGACCTGTGGGTCCGGCAGTGGCGCCAGCGCCACGCGACCGGGACCATGGTCGTGGTGCGCTACGCCGACGACACCGTCGTCGGGTTCGAGCACCGGTCGGACGCCGAGCGGTTCCTCGCGGACTTGCGGGAGCGCCTGGCGCGGTTCGCCCTGGAACTGAACGCCGACAAGACCCGCCTGATCGAGTTCGGCCGGCAGGCACAGGCCGACCGGGCCAAGCGCGGCGCGGGAAAACCGGAGACCTTCGACTTCCTGGGCTTCACCCACATCTGTGGGCGGTCCCGGCGTGGCGGCTTCCTGCTGCGACGCCAGACCCGGCGCCAGCGCAAGCAGGCCAAGCTCAAGGAAATCAAGGAGGAACTCCGGCGGCGCTGGCACCAGGGCATCCCGGAGCAAGGCCGGTGGCTGGGACAGGTGATGAGCGGCTTCTACGCCTACTTCGCCGTCCCGACCAACTACCGGGCCCTTGCCAACCTGCGCTACCATGTCGGCGTCCTGTGGATGAGGGCGCTGCGTCGGCGCAGCCAGAAGGACAAGACACCGTGGGACAAACTCACGCGCCTTGCCGATCACTGGCTGCCACGGCCGCGCATCATTCATCCCTGGCCCGGAAACCGCTTCCGCGTCAAACACCCAAGGTGGGAGCCGGATGCCTTAATCGGGCACGTCCGGTTCTGTGCGGGGGGCGCCCGGTAA
- a CDS encoding aromatic amino acid exporter YddG produces MSTSSSVTAPGRSATTGRATLIGISAILMWALLAPLTALTGALPPFQTVAVAFAIGGLTGICGTLAGGRSPVRAMRQPVAAWTLSVGGLFGFHFLYFLSLKSAPPVEANLINYLWPLFIVLFSALLPGERLRWWHIAGAFAGLAGTALLVTRGGGVAVRTEYLPGYAAALGSALIWTTYSLLNRRFGNVPTDAVAGFCLATAVLALACHLAWETTVWPDGAVGWAALIGLGIGPVGAAFFAWDHGVKRGDIRALGALSYGAPLISTLLMIGFGLAEGHWTVWAACALIVGGALLASREMLRR; encoded by the coding sequence ATGAGCACTTCATCCTCCGTCACGGCACCCGGGCGTTCCGCCACCACCGGCCGCGCCACGCTGATCGGCATCTCCGCGATCCTGATGTGGGCGCTGCTGGCGCCGCTCACGGCGCTGACCGGCGCGCTGCCGCCGTTCCAGACCGTGGCGGTCGCCTTCGCGATCGGGGGACTGACGGGCATCTGCGGCACACTGGCCGGCGGCCGAAGCCCCGTGCGGGCCATGCGCCAGCCGGTGGCGGCCTGGACCTTGAGCGTTGGCGGCCTGTTCGGCTTCCACTTCCTGTATTTCCTGTCGCTCAAGTCGGCCCCGCCGGTCGAGGCCAACCTGATCAACTATCTGTGGCCGCTGTTCATCGTGCTGTTCTCGGCCCTGCTGCCGGGCGAACGGCTGCGCTGGTGGCACATCGCCGGCGCGTTCGCCGGCTTGGCGGGGACGGCGCTGCTGGTGACGCGGGGCGGCGGGGTGGCTGTCCGGACCGAGTACCTGCCGGGCTACGCCGCGGCGCTGGGCAGCGCCCTGATCTGGACGACATATTCTCTGCTGAACCGGCGCTTCGGCAACGTGCCGACGGATGCGGTCGCGGGCTTCTGCCTGGCGACGGCGGTGCTGGCGCTGGCGTGCCATCTGGCCTGGGAGACGACGGTGTGGCCGGACGGCGCGGTCGGCTGGGCCGCCCTGATCGGGCTGGGCATCGGCCCGGTGGGCGCCGCCTTCTTCGCCTGGGACCACGGTGTCAAGCGCGGCGACATCCGGGCGCTGGGGGCCTTGTCATACGGGGCGCCTCTGATCTCGACGCTGCTGATGATCGGCTTCGGGCTGGCCGAGGGTCACTGGACCGTCTGGGCTGCCTGCGCGCTGATCGTGGGTGGTGCCCTGCTGGCAAGCCGGGAGATGCTGCGGCGGTAG
- a CDS encoding Txe/YoeB family addiction module toxin — protein MTRLAWTDAAWEDYTWWQDNDRKTARRINELIKSALRTPFDGLGKPEPLKGDWAGWWSRRITLEHRLVYRISRNGGDETLIIAQCRYHY, from the coding sequence TTGACGAGGCTTGCCTGGACCGATGCTGCCTGGGAAGACTACACATGGTGGCAGGATAACGATCGCAAGACCGCCCGCAGGATCAACGAACTGATCAAGAGCGCCCTGCGAACACCTTTCGACGGGCTTGGGAAGCCTGAACCCTTGAAAGGTGACTGGGCGGGCTGGTGGTCTCGGCGGATAACCTTGGAACACCGTCTGGTTTATCGGATATCCAGGAACGGCGGCGACGAGACATTGATCATCGCTCAATGCCGTTATCACTACTGA
- a CDS encoding sarcosine oxidase subunit beta family protein: MAKYSIFSLVKNAASHHQNWDRAWRDNRPKADGYDVVIIGGGGHGLATAYYLAKEHGITNVAVIERSWLGGGNTGRNTTIIRSNYLWDESAALYEKSLQLYEGLSQELNYNIMFSQRGVLNLAHNLSDVREGMRRVNALRLNGIDSEWMTAEQVKEFCPIINISKDVRYPIMGGTLQRRAGTARHDAVAWGFARAASARGVDIIQNCEVTGIRRENGKVVGVETSMGFVKAGKVGIVAAGHSSVVAGMADLRLPVESHPLQALVSEPVKPVIDCVVMSNTVHVYVSQSDKGELVMGAGIDAYTGYGQRGSFHVIEHQMGALLELFPIFSRLRMLRQWGGIVDVCPDASPIISKTPVENLFINCGWGTGGFKATPGSGFAFAHTIARGEPHALNAAFGLERFTTGHLIDEHGAAAVAH; the protein is encoded by the coding sequence ATGGCGAAATACTCGATTTTCTCCCTCGTGAAGAACGCGGCGTCCCACCACCAGAATTGGGACCGCGCGTGGCGCGACAACCGGCCGAAAGCCGACGGCTACGACGTCGTGATCATCGGCGGCGGCGGGCACGGGCTGGCTACGGCCTACTATCTCGCCAAGGAGCACGGCATCACCAACGTGGCCGTGATCGAGCGGAGCTGGCTGGGCGGCGGCAATACCGGCCGCAACACCACCATCATCCGGTCCAACTACCTGTGGGACGAGAGCGCGGCGCTCTACGAGAAGTCGCTCCAGCTCTACGAGGGCCTGAGCCAGGAGCTGAACTACAACATCATGTTCAGCCAGCGCGGCGTGCTCAACCTCGCCCATAACCTGAGCGACGTGCGAGAGGGCATGCGCCGGGTCAACGCGTTGCGGCTCAACGGCATCGACAGCGAGTGGATGACGGCCGAGCAGGTCAAGGAATTCTGCCCGATCATCAACATCTCCAAGGATGTCCGCTACCCGATCATGGGCGGCACCCTGCAGCGCCGCGCCGGCACCGCCCGCCACGACGCGGTCGCCTGGGGCTTCGCCCGGGCCGCCAGCGCGCGGGGCGTCGACATCATCCAGAACTGCGAGGTCACCGGCATCCGCCGCGAGAACGGCAAGGTGGTGGGCGTCGAGACCTCCATGGGGTTCGTCAAGGCCGGCAAGGTCGGCATCGTCGCCGCCGGCCATTCCAGCGTGGTGGCCGGCATGGCCGACCTGCGGTTGCCGGTGGAGAGCCATCCGCTCCAGGCGCTGGTGTCGGAGCCGGTCAAGCCGGTGATCGACTGCGTCGTGATGTCCAACACGGTCCATGTCTATGTCAGCCAGTCCGACAAGGGCGAGCTGGTCATGGGGGCGGGCATCGACGCCTATACCGGGTACGGGCAGCGCGGCAGCTTCCATGTGATCGAGCACCAGATGGGGGCATTGCTGGAGCTGTTCCCGATCTTCAGCCGGCTGCGCATGCTGCGCCAGTGGGGCGGCATCGTCGATGTCTGCCCCGACGCCAGCCCGATCATCTCGAAGACGCCGGTGGAGAACCTGTTCATCAACTGCGGCTGGGGGACCGGCGGCTTCAAGGCGACGCCGGGGTCCGGCTTCGCCTTCGCGCATACCATCGCCCGGGGCGAGCCGCACGCGCTGAACGCCGCCTTCGGCCTGGAACGCTTCACCACCGGCCATCTCATCGACGAGCACGGCGCCGCCGCCGTCGCCCACTGA
- a CDS encoding toxin-antitoxin system TumE family protein: MVSKLLIRRRVAFGNRDFAELVVWRVPEPVPPSKHGFKYRLVYIVDGRRVVDFDNERGKGDHQHGDDHEEPYRFTDVDSLVADFLKAVAEWRRDHGRG, translated from the coding sequence ATGGTATCCAAGCTCCTGATCCGACGCCGGGTTGCCTTCGGTAATCGAGATTTCGCCGAATTGGTGGTCTGGAGAGTGCCGGAGCCTGTTCCTCCATCCAAGCACGGCTTCAAATACCGCTTGGTCTACATCGTCGATGGGCGGCGGGTGGTCGATTTCGACAATGAACGTGGGAAGGGTGACCATCAGCACGGAGATGACCATGAGGAACCGTATCGTTTCACGGACGTGGATAGCCTCGTGGCTGATTTTCTGAAGGCGGTCGCAGAATGGAGGAGGGATCATGGCAGAGGATGA
- a CDS encoding sarcosine oxidase subunit alpha, which produces MNSGTFRTSAGGRIDRGRPVTFTFNGRRYRGYEGDTLASALLANGVHLVGRSFKYHRPRGILSAGSEEPSALIQLERGNRTEPNLRATQIEIYEGLVAGSQNAWPSVETDVGAINNVLSRIFVAGFYYKTFMHPQSFWMKVYEPVIRRAAGLGKAPAEPDPDFYDKMHVHADVLVAGAGPAGLMAALAAARTGARVILADEQNEFGGSLLGTHETIDGRPAADWVRDVVAELKTFPEVRLLPRTTVTGYYDHNYLILAERRTDHLPRGSAPGISRQRLWKVRAKQVVLATGSHERPLVFADNDRPGIMLAGAVRTYVNRFATLPGRRAVVLTNNDSAYAAALDMNDAGIEIAAIVDLRIQAGGPLAAEAKRRGMRILANTAITATQGGKRVAGVEVMMMNGPGEGVIGAPTRIECDLVAMSGGWNPAVHLFSQSTGKLRYDDALACFVPGVSVQAERSAGSCKGTFDLPGCLAEGAAAGAEAAQAAGHGDGSTPAVPAAASVPQQPIRPLWIVPATAPVGHGKAKHFVDFQNDVSAADVLLASREGYQSVEHLKRYTTTGMGTDQGKTSNVNALAILAKSLASPIPQVGTTTFRPPYTPTTYGVLAGRDVGELADAARVTPMHSWHVARKAAFEDVGQWKRPWYFPQGSEDMHAAVRRECRAVRNAVGVLDASTLGKIDIQGPDAAQLLNRVYTNAFLKLEVGRCRYGVMCKEDGMVMDDGVTTRLGPNHFLMTTTTGNAAKVLDWLEDYIQTEWPDLRVFLTSVTEHWATASIAGPKAREVVAELAPELDIGAEAFPYMSYREAVVAGIPARIFRISFTGELSYEINVPAQHGLHLWEEIMRVGEKHGITPYGTETMHVLRAEKGYIIVGQETDATVTPQDLGMGWVVSKQKADFIGKRSFTREDTARSDRKQLVGLLTEDPGEVLPEGAQLTATAHGHPPVAMLGHVTSSYFSETLGRSIALALVSGGFNRIDQYVYAPLAGGKTVKCAVTKPVFYDPEGVRLHG; this is translated from the coding sequence ATGAACAGCGGGACCTTCCGCACGTCCGCCGGCGGCCGTATCGACCGTGGCCGGCCTGTCACCTTCACCTTCAACGGCCGCCGGTATCGCGGGTACGAGGGCGACACGCTGGCCTCGGCCCTGCTCGCCAACGGCGTCCATCTCGTCGGCCGCAGCTTCAAGTATCACCGGCCGCGCGGCATCCTGTCCGCCGGATCTGAGGAGCCCAGCGCGCTGATCCAGCTGGAGCGCGGCAACCGGACCGAGCCGAACCTGCGCGCCACCCAGATCGAGATCTACGAGGGCCTGGTTGCTGGCAGCCAGAACGCCTGGCCGTCGGTCGAGACCGATGTGGGCGCCATCAACAACGTGCTGTCCAGGATCTTCGTGGCCGGCTTCTACTACAAGACCTTCATGCATCCGCAGAGCTTCTGGATGAAGGTCTACGAGCCGGTGATCCGCCGGGCGGCGGGTTTGGGCAAGGCCCCGGCCGAGCCGGATCCCGACTTCTACGACAAGATGCATGTCCACGCCGACGTGCTGGTCGCCGGCGCCGGTCCCGCGGGATTGATGGCGGCGCTGGCCGCCGCCCGGACGGGTGCCCGGGTCATCCTGGCGGACGAGCAGAACGAGTTCGGCGGTTCCTTGCTCGGCACGCACGAGACGATCGACGGCCGTCCGGCCGCCGACTGGGTCCGCGATGTGGTCGCCGAGCTGAAGACCTTCCCCGAAGTGCGCCTGCTGCCGCGCACCACCGTGACCGGCTACTACGACCACAACTACCTGATCCTGGCGGAGCGGCGGACCGACCACCTGCCGCGCGGTTCGGCACCCGGGATCTCCCGCCAGCGCCTGTGGAAGGTCCGCGCCAAGCAGGTCGTGCTGGCGACCGGGTCGCACGAGCGCCCGCTGGTGTTCGCTGACAACGACCGTCCCGGCATCATGCTGGCGGGGGCCGTGCGGACCTATGTCAACCGGTTCGCAACCCTGCCGGGCCGCCGCGCCGTGGTGCTGACCAACAACGACAGCGCCTATGCCGCCGCCCTCGACATGAACGACGCCGGGATCGAGATCGCCGCCATCGTCGACCTGCGCATCCAGGCCGGCGGCCCGCTGGCTGCCGAGGCGAAGCGGCGCGGCATGCGCATCCTGGCGAACACGGCGATCACCGCGACCCAGGGGGGCAAGCGGGTCGCCGGCGTCGAGGTCATGATGATGAACGGTCCCGGCGAAGGCGTGATCGGCGCCCCGACGCGGATCGAATGCGACCTCGTCGCCATGTCGGGCGGCTGGAACCCGGCGGTCCACCTGTTCTCCCAATCGACCGGCAAGCTGCGCTACGACGATGCGCTGGCCTGCTTCGTTCCGGGCGTGTCGGTCCAGGCCGAGCGGTCGGCGGGTTCCTGCAAGGGTACCTTCGACCTTCCCGGGTGTCTCGCGGAGGGTGCCGCCGCCGGCGCGGAGGCCGCGCAGGCCGCGGGTCATGGCGACGGTTCGACTCCGGCAGTGCCGGCCGCGGCTTCGGTGCCGCAACAGCCGATCCGGCCGCTCTGGATCGTGCCGGCCACGGCTCCGGTCGGCCACGGCAAGGCCAAGCATTTCGTCGATTTCCAGAACGACGTGTCCGCCGCCGACGTGCTGCTGGCGTCCCGCGAAGGTTACCAGTCGGTCGAGCACCTGAAGCGCTACACGACCACCGGCATGGGCACCGACCAGGGCAAGACCTCCAACGTCAACGCCCTGGCGATCCTGGCGAAGTCGCTGGCCTCGCCGATCCCGCAGGTCGGCACCACTACCTTCCGCCCGCCCTACACGCCGACGACATACGGCGTGCTGGCCGGCCGCGACGTGGGCGAACTGGCCGATGCCGCCCGCGTCACGCCGATGCATTCCTGGCACGTCGCCCGCAAGGCCGCGTTCGAGGACGTCGGCCAGTGGAAGCGCCCCTGGTACTTCCCCCAGGGCTCGGAGGACATGCATGCCGCCGTCCGGCGCGAATGCAGGGCGGTGCGGAACGCGGTCGGCGTGCTCGACGCCTCGACCCTGGGCAAGATCGACATCCAGGGTCCCGACGCGGCGCAGCTTCTCAACCGCGTCTACACCAACGCCTTCCTGAAGCTGGAGGTGGGGCGCTGCCGTTACGGCGTGATGTGCAAGGAGGACGGGATGGTGATGGACGACGGCGTCACCACGCGCCTCGGCCCCAACCATTTCCTGATGACCACCACCACCGGCAATGCCGCGAAGGTGCTGGACTGGCTGGAGGACTACATCCAGACCGAGTGGCCGGACCTGCGCGTCTTCCTGACCTCCGTCACCGAGCACTGGGCGACGGCCTCGATCGCCGGCCCCAAGGCCCGCGAGGTGGTGGCCGAACTGGCGCCCGAGCTGGACATCGGTGCCGAGGCGTTCCCCTACATGTCCTACCGCGAGGCGGTCGTCGCGGGCATCCCGGCGCGGATCTTCCGCATCAGCTTCACGGGCGAGCTGTCGTACGAAATCAACGTGCCGGCCCAGCACGGCCTGCATCTCTGGGAAGAGATCATGCGGGTGGGCGAAAAGCACGGCATCACGCCCTACGGCACCGAGACCATGCACGTGCTTCGGGCCGAGAAGGGCTACATCATCGTCGGGCAGGAGACGGACGCGACGGTGACGCCCCAGGACCTCGGCATGGGCTGGGTGGTGTCCAAGCAGAAGGCCGACTTCATCGGCAAGCGGTCTTTCACCCGGGAGGACACGGCGCGCAGCGACCGCAAGCAGCTTGTGGGACTGCTGACCGAGGACCCCGGCGAGGTGCTGCCGGAGGGCGCGCAGCTGACCGCCACCGCCCATGGCCATCCGCCGGTCGCGATGCTGGGCCACGTCACGTCCAGCTATTTCAGCGAGACGCTCGGCCGTTCGATCGCCCTGGCCCTGGTCTCCGGCGGCTTCAACCGGATCGACCAGTATGTCTACGCGCCGCTGGCCGGCGGCAAGACCGTCAAATGCGCCGTCACCAAGCCCGTGTTCTACGATCCCGAGGGAGTGCGTCTCCATGGCTGA
- a CDS encoding sarcosine oxidase subunit gamma has translation MADTLLRRGGAERFTQAVAALAGDAGLGLVELTPPGQINLRGRPSDPKFVRTVGAVLGCVLPLSANTVTSAADVTVLWLGPDEWLLVTPPGEETALLARLREALGDLHAAVTDVTGNRTRLRLSGPGARETLMKGCSLDLHPASFRPGQCAQTLLARAGIILHQIDDAPTYDVYPRRSFTEYTWMWLSDAMTEYLR, from the coding sequence ATGGCTGACACCCTGCTCCGGCGCGGCGGCGCCGAGCGCTTCACCCAGGCCGTCGCGGCCCTTGCCGGCGATGCCGGCCTTGGGCTGGTCGAGCTGACGCCGCCCGGCCAGATCAACCTGCGCGGCCGGCCGTCCGACCCCAAGTTCGTCCGCACGGTGGGCGCCGTGCTCGGCTGCGTCCTGCCGCTCAGCGCCAACACGGTGACGTCGGCCGCCGACGTGACCGTCCTGTGGCTGGGACCGGACGAATGGCTGCTGGTGACCCCGCCTGGCGAGGAGACCGCGCTGCTCGCCCGGCTGCGCGAAGCGCTCGGCGACCTGCATGCCGCCGTCACCGACGTGACCGGCAACCGCACCCGCCTGCGCCTTTCCGGCCCCGGGGCCCGCGAGACGCTGATGAAAGGATGCAGTCTCGACCTGCACCCAGCCAGCTTCAGGCCGGGCCAGTGCGCCCAGACGCTCCTCGCTCGCGCCGGCATCATCCTGCACCAGATCGACGATGCACCCACATACGATGTCTATCCCCGCCGCTCCTTCACGGAATACACCTGGATGTGGCTGAGCGACGCCATGACGGAGTACCTGCGCTAA